Proteins from a genomic interval of Odontesthes bonariensis isolate fOdoBon6 chromosome 7, fOdoBon6.hap1, whole genome shotgun sequence:
- the tead4 gene encoding transcriptional enhancer factor TEF-3 isoform X8 has product MVEEGLWPRHHKDQAAKDKALQSMANMSSAQIISPTAFQNKMALQGLSRPAYPTSGGFWHGALPGQPGGHEDIKPFSQQSYAMQASGPAPITGYESTAGLSMSPGAPPWQGRSIASSKLRMLEFSAFLEQPQDPETFNKHLFVHIGQSNPSYSDPYLESVDIRQIYDKFPEKKGGLKELFDKGQHNAFFLVKFWADLSVNLQDDSSFFYGVSSQYESSENMIITSSTKVCSFGKQVVEKVETEYARFENGRYVFRIHRSPLCEYMINFIHKLKHLPEKYMMNSVLENFTILQVVTNRDTLETLLCIAYVFEVSTSEHGAQHHIYRLVKD; this is encoded by the exons ATGGTTGAAGAAGGTCTCTGGCCAAGACATCATAAA GATCAGGCGGCCAAAGACAAGGCCCTCCAGAGTATGGCCAACATGTCCTCAGCTCAGATCATCTCACCCACAGCCTTCCAGAACAAGATGGCTCTCCAGGGCCTCTCTAGACCAGCTTACCCCACTAGTGGTGGG ttttgGCATGGGGCACTTCCAGGACAGCCAGGGGGCCATGAAGA CATTAAGCCCTTCTCCCAGCAGAGTTATGCCATGCAAGCGTCCGGCCCGGCCCCCATAACAG GTTATGAAAGCACAGCAGGGCTGTCCATGTCTCCTGGTGCCCCCCCTTGGCAGGGTAGAAGTATTGCCAGCTCCAAGCTTCGAATGCTGGAGTTCTCCGCCTTCCTGGAGCAACCTCAGGACCCAGAGACT TTCAACAAGCACCTGTTCGTGCATATCGGCCAGTCCAACCCGAGCTACAGTGACCCCTATCTGGAGTCGGTGGACATCAGGCAGATCTATGACAAGTTCCCAGAGAAGAAAGGGGGCCTGAAGGAGCTGTTTGACAAAGGGCAACACAACGCTTTCTTTCTCGTCAAGTTCTGG GCGGACCTCAGTGTAAACCTGCAGGATGACAGCAGCTTCTTTTATGGTGTGTCCAGCCAGTATGAAAGCTCTGAGAACATGATTATCACCTCATCCACCAAAGTCTGCTCCTTTGGCAAACAGGTGGTGGAGAAAGTGGAG acgGAGTATGCGCGCTTTGAGAATGGACGCTATGTGTTTCGGATCCACCGATCCCCGTTATGTGAATACATGATCAATTTCATCCACAAGCTTAAACACCTGCCTGAGAAATACATGATGAACAGCGTACTGGAGAACTTCACTATCCTACAG GTGGTGACAAACAGGGACACACTGGAGACCCTGCTGTGCATAGCTTACGTCTTTGAGGTGTCCACTAGCGAGCACGGCGCGCAGCATCATATTTACAGGCTCGTCAAAGACTGA
- the tead4 gene encoding transcriptional enhancer factor TEF-3 isoform X7 has translation MYGRNELIARYIKLRTGKTRTRKQVSSHIQVLARRKAREIQVKLKVRYAHMVEEGLWPRHHKDQAAKDKALQSMANMSSAQIISPTAFQNKMALQGLSRPAYPTSGGFWHGALPGQPGGHEDIKPFSQQSYAMQASGPAPITGYESTAGLSMSPGAPPWQGRSIASSKLRMLEFSAFLEQPQDPETFNKHLFVHIGQSNPSYSDPYLESVDIRQIYDKFPEKKGGLKELFDKGQHNAFFLVKFWADLSVNLQDDSSFFYGVSSQYESSENMIITSSTKVCSFGKQVVEKVETEYARFENGRYVFRIHRSPLCEYMINFIHKLKHLPEKYMMNSVLENFTILQVVTNRDTLETLLCIAYVFEVSTSEHGAQHHIYRLVKD, from the exons GACGAAATGAGCTGATTGCACGGTACATCAAACTTCGCACTGGCAAGACGCGGACCAGGAAGCAG GTTTCCAGCCACATCCAGGTTCTAGCCCGACGAAAGGCCAGGGAGATCCAGGTGAAGCTGAAGGTACGATAC GCACACATGGTTGAAGAAGGTCTCTGGCCAAGACATCATAAA GATCAGGCGGCCAAAGACAAGGCCCTCCAGAGTATGGCCAACATGTCCTCAGCTCAGATCATCTCACCCACAGCCTTCCAGAACAAGATGGCTCTCCAGGGCCTCTCTAGACCAGCTTACCCCACTAGTGGTGGG ttttgGCATGGGGCACTTCCAGGACAGCCAGGGGGCCATGAAGA CATTAAGCCCTTCTCCCAGCAGAGTTATGCCATGCAAGCGTCCGGCCCGGCCCCCATAACAG GTTATGAAAGCACAGCAGGGCTGTCCATGTCTCCTGGTGCCCCCCCTTGGCAGGGTAGAAGTATTGCCAGCTCCAAGCTTCGAATGCTGGAGTTCTCCGCCTTCCTGGAGCAACCTCAGGACCCAGAGACT TTCAACAAGCACCTGTTCGTGCATATCGGCCAGTCCAACCCGAGCTACAGTGACCCCTATCTGGAGTCGGTGGACATCAGGCAGATCTATGACAAGTTCCCAGAGAAGAAAGGGGGCCTGAAGGAGCTGTTTGACAAAGGGCAACACAACGCTTTCTTTCTCGTCAAGTTCTGG GCGGACCTCAGTGTAAACCTGCAGGATGACAGCAGCTTCTTTTATGGTGTGTCCAGCCAGTATGAAAGCTCTGAGAACATGATTATCACCTCATCCACCAAAGTCTGCTCCTTTGGCAAACAGGTGGTGGAGAAAGTGGAG acgGAGTATGCGCGCTTTGAGAATGGACGCTATGTGTTTCGGATCCACCGATCCCCGTTATGTGAATACATGATCAATTTCATCCACAAGCTTAAACACCTGCCTGAGAAATACATGATGAACAGCGTACTGGAGAACTTCACTATCCTACAG GTGGTGACAAACAGGGACACACTGGAGACCCTGCTGTGCATAGCTTACGTCTTTGAGGTGTCCACTAGCGAGCACGGCGCGCAGCATCATATTTACAGGCTCGTCAAAGACTGA
- the mrps35 gene encoding small ribosomal subunit protein mS35: MASFTSKAFLSLGRTNIPGYGLNKAANRVTYATALSVNSSSGNKGLPDRGGKGPFVRRPKRDPGEPRTKKMPVDQDWSAVYPAAAPFRPNSVPLPVRMGYPINRGVPPEKKGNLELIKIPNFLHLTPAAIRKHCEALKPFCTEWPSALDTDAKCDEHFPVKVQSTDYVSAGPSLRNPSARVVHLKVKLSSLNLDEHARKKMLKLVGERYCRSTDILTITADSCPLRQQNYDYAMYLLTVLYHESWKIEAWEADKTVADMEEYSWEDSPSQKNMLDMLLRMKVAGEGDGEEVREQLLGRSEVQEYKDSVVRMKNEGESESTMLQYKEAVKKVLNL, translated from the exons ATGGCTTCCTTTACCAGCAAAGCATTTCTGTCCCTAGGTCGAACAAATATTCCAGGTTATGGACTAAATAAAGCAGCGAACAGAGTCACGTACGCCACGGCGTTGTCCGTAAATTCTTCCTCTGGAAATAAAG GCCTTCCAGACAGAGGTGGTAAAGGCCCTTTCGTCAGAAGACCAAAAAGAGAT CCAGGGGAGCCCAGGACGAAAAAGATGCCGGTGGATCAGGACTGGTCTGCAGTTtatccagcagcagctccctTCAGGCCAAACTCCGTCCCCCTTCCTGTGAGGATGGGCTACCCCATCAACAGAGGCGTCCCCCCAGAGAAAAAGGGCAACCTGGAGCTAATTAAG ATTCCAAACTTTCTGCATTTGACGCCAGCAGCCATCAGGAAACACTGTGAAGCTCTGAAAC CTTTCTGTACAGAGTGGCCCTCGGCTTTGGACACCGATGCCAAATGCGACGAGCACTTTCCCGTCAAAGTCCAAAGCACAGACTACGTCTCTGCTGGCCCTTCTCTCAGAAACCCCTCAGCTCGTGTTGTTCATCTCAAA GTAAAGCTGTCGAGTTTGAACCTGGATGAGCACGCGCGGAAGAAAATGCTCAAACTCGTTGGGGAGAGATACTGCAGAAGTACAGATATCCTCACCATCACAGctgacag CTGCCCTCTGAGACAGCAGAACTATGACTACGCCATGTACCTGCTAACTGTTCTCTACCATGAGTCCTGG AAAATTGAGGCGTGGGAGGCTGATAAGACTGTGGCAGACATGGAGGAGTATAGCTGGGAGGACAGCCCGTCCCAAAAGAATATGTTGGACATGCTGCTGCGCATGAAAGTGGCCGGAGAGGGAGACGGCGAGGAAGTACGAGAGCAGCTGCTGGGGAGAAGCGAGGTGCAGGAGTACAAGGACTCGGTCGTGAGAATGAAAAACGAAGGGGAGAGCGAAAGCACCATGTTGCAGTACAAGGAGGCGGTCAAGAAAGTGCTCAACCTGTAA
- the mansc4 gene encoding uncharacterized protein mansc4: MNVTRGLLAVLSLVYHTESRCSPTSYYKNCWIRRFPGIFIDIEESQRRGAQLLRLYQEESALKCSRTCCLSRNISCNLAVFHYDAIQENVNCFHLNCPTLESCILGHKGNVVLYNITKGVDPDLLVFGKYFTSNVRVLPHHYSRVNGSDPLPSDKRQFIHPPPPAVGPLTSAPSVKPSTPASAAHTTPVQQSTSHPKTVLTTAPSSTEKTPPSLGNNGQTTAPTTSTPRFTSPPLPTTATTAGHSNPETPLVFSTTTARPSPSIPVPHHTTAFPQLVNRPSTATPLVSDTESSKQYTNDTEGVSGTNHTSASEEDQGVGGEDTVELGPGWHVAAHTLMVAVAICVTVLLSCCCSVLLAVSWRGQRKRMGRYCTSWRGKGGSMRLIKYVLVRENS; this comes from the exons ATGAATGTCACACGGGGTTTGCTGGCGGTTTTGAGTCTGGTGTACCACACGGAGTCGAGGTGCTCGCCGACCAGCTATTACAAAAACTGCTGGATCCGACGGTTCCCGGGGATTTTCATCGATATCGAGGAGTCTCAGAGGAGGGGAGCGCAGCTGCTGAGGCTCTATCAGGAGGAGAGCGCGCTGAAATGCAGCCGCACCTGTTGCCTTTCCAGGAACA TTTCCTGTAATCTGGCCGTATTTCACTATGATGCCATTCAAGAAAACGTCAACTGCTTTCACCTGAACTGTCCAACACTGGAGAGCTGCATTCTGGGTCACAAAGGCAACGTTGTTCTCTACAATATCACAAAGG GTGTGGATCCCGATTTGTTGGTATTTGGAAAATACTTCACCTCCAACGTACGCGTGTTACCCCATCACTACAGCCGAGTCAACGGCTCGGATCCGTTGCCCTCAGACAAGCGGCAGTTCATTCATCCACCTCCACCTGCTGTGGGGCCTCTGACCTCTGCACCCTCAGTCAAACCCTCGACTCCAGCGAGCGCTGCGCACACGACCCCAGTGCAACAAAGCACCTCTCATCCCAAAACCGTTCTTACGACTGCCCCGTCTTCCACTGAAAAAACTCCACCATCCTTAGGAAACAATGGACAAACAACAGCCCCAACCACATCTACACCTCGCTTTACTTCACCGCCTTTGCCCACCACTGCTACAACCGCTGGCCATAGCAACCCGGAGACGCCGCTCGTCTTTTCTACCACAACCGCACGACCCTCCCCATCAATCCCTGTCCCTCATCACACCACCGCCTTTCCTCAGTTGGTAAACAGGCCTTCGACAGCCACGCCACTCGTGAGCGACACAGAAAGCAGCAAGCAGTACACCAACGACACCGAGGGCGTTTCTGGGACGAACCACACTTCAGCCAGCGAGGAAGACCAGGGAGTTGGTGGGGAGGACACCGTGGAGCTGGGACCTGGGTGGCATGTGGCCGCTCACACCTTAATGGTCGCAGTGGCcatttgtgtcactgtgctgctgagctgctgctgctccgtTCTGCTGGCGGTGAGCTGGAGGGGTCAGAGGAAGAGGATGGGACGCTACTGTACGTCATGGAGAGGGAAAGGAGGCTCCATGCGCCTGATTAAATATGTGCTGGTCAGAGAGAACTCCTGA